The proteins below are encoded in one region of Bos indicus x Bos taurus breed Angus x Brahman F1 hybrid chromosome 2, Bos_hybrid_MaternalHap_v2.0, whole genome shotgun sequence:
- the LOC113880416 gene encoding uncharacterized protein LOC113880416, producing MGNGNSVPDNTPLKSVFQSWSRVSSKPMKKKKMLYLCNTVWPKYQLESGEKWPQNGSLNYNTILQLDSFCKRQKKWEEIQYVESFMTLYKRRNWYKEINENTITMGQSQDSQKKSLLPESKSNDGLVPSSPAVAVARRSAPPSAPGPSAPPPVARPSAPRPSPPPSVAPPSPPRPSPPRPSPPRPSAPPPVARPSAHGPSTPRPSPPPSVAPSSVAPPSVPPPSPPLVIAPSSTPLVVPSTCEAGLPQAVGPALYSPLADGQEGTVSLLCPHQGTQFGPANTLPQAKQFLLRQVPAGLDDQCQSRARGVMHHGLSVIDLFNYKAKMPSYQDDPRKMERLFKGIFAVYHPNWAAIQVLMNSLLSPEEHSMVLEKALQEAERLREIHPESPIRTSAEQALPRTEPGWDPSDPEDQARLDHYKDCLMIGLQKGANNFKRVQNVRQGQEECPYTFLERLHEAFRKYTDIDPEHPNNMGLVNLTFISQSAPDIRRKLQQLEEGPWLPTSQLLEVALEVFRGLLKIREKQEQCILRKAALLSLDHSRPSRTSARKNKWPLVRPQGPPRPNRKGHPFVGPQQCAFCKQEGHWKRECPKNRRGPLSSKTTSINGVFGEVAQKPFLQQLECHVEKTSIKYNFMYEFECHSPLSGQEVLTNLNDRVGFSAEKVDTRVLPGQVFTLQAAPLQLGDKTPSDVPEEILQKIRADVWADGTPGRAKTADPVVVKLRPGAQVPNLKQPPLKREVKEAIKPMINTFLKYQLIQPCQSPYNTPILPVKKPGTGEYLFVQNLRAINQIVEDIHSVMPNPDLSGDFSWFTVLNLKDAFYCIPLSPESQKLFAFEWEDPETNIKQQYCWTVLPLGFKNATTIFVEAFLKDLKDLQLNEGILLQYVGNILIASKTKEASDQNTVRTLNFLADRGYKVSKEKVQISQPTVKYLGVELSKGQRNLLPDRREAIAGVNVPTTKKQLKRFLGKAEFCRIWIPNFGLIVKPLYEALKRSVNEPLNWTADCLESFHTIKEKISTAPALGLPDIRKPFDLFVHERQGVSLGVLTQNLDTARRPVAYLSKQLDIVSQGWPVCFRAVAATCDLLQEAEKFTEGSPTSVHTPHRVQPLLERKGRYLLTSKRLGKYRAILFDKPNVTLKEVSALNPATLLPSATEEPVHDCIQITEEQYPRPDLTDQFSEMVLERGDERGFYVDF from the exons atggGGAATGGTAACAGCGTACCTGACAACACTCCCTTGAAAAGTGTTTTTCAAAGTTGGTCAAGGGTTAGCTCTAAGCcgatgaaaaagaagaaaatgctttaCTTGTGTAACACTGTCTGGCCCAAATATCAGCTGGAGTCAGGGGAAAAATGGCCCCAGAATGGGTCTTTGAACTATAATACTATTTTACAATTAGACTCGTTttgtaaaagacagaaaaaatgggaagaaatccAGTATGTAGAATCATTTATGACTTTATATAAGAGGAGAAATTGGTATAAGGAAATTAATGAAAACACGATCACGATGGGTCAGAGCCAAGACTCTCAGAAAAAGTCTCTTTTACCTGAGTCAAAGTCAAATGATGGTCTAGTCCCTTCATCGCCAGCTGTTGCAGTAGCCCGAAGGTCTGCCCCTCCCTCAGCGCCTGGTCCCTCAGCGCCTCCTCCAGTAGCCCGTCCCTCAGCGCCtcgtccctcaccacctccttcAGTGGCCCCTCCCTCACCGCCTCGTCCCTCACCGCCTCGTCCCTCACCGCCTCGTCCCTCAGCGCCTCCTCCAGTAGCCCGTCCCTCAGCGCATGGTCCCTCAACGCCtcgtccctcaccacctccttcAGTAGCTCCTTCCTCGGTGGCCCCTCCCTCGGTACCCCCTCCCTCGCCACCTCTTGTGATAGCCCCTTCGTCCACACCTCTGgtggttccctcgacttgtgaaGCG GGTCTTCCTCAGGCTGTTGGTCCGGCTCTGTACTCGCCCTTAGCAGATGGTCAGGAAGGCACGGTCTCCCTTCTCTGTCCCCATCAGGGTACTCAGTTTGGCCCAGCGAACACTCTACCTCAGGCAAAGCAATTTCTGTTAAGGCAGGTCCCAGCTGGCTTAGATGACCAGTGCCAATCCAGAGCACGTGGAGTGATGCATCACGGTTTATCAGTAAtagatttatttaattataaagcTAAAATGCCATCTTATCAGGATGATCCCAGGAAGATGGAACGTCTCTTTAAAGGCATCTTTGCTGTTTATCATCCTAACTGGGCTGCCATACAGGTCCTCATGAATAGCCTCCTCAGTCCAGAGGAGCACAGCATGGTATTAGAGAAGGCCCTTCAGGAAGCTGAAAGGCTCCGTGAGATACACCCAGAGAGTCCAATCAGAACTTCAGCAGAGCAGGCTCTTCCTAGAACTGAACCAGGATGGGATCCCAGTGATCCAGAAGATCAAGCAAGGCTGGATCATTATAAAGATTGTTTAATGATTGGACTACAAAAGGGGGCAAACAACTTCAAGAGGGTCCAGAATGTAAGGCAAGGGCAGGAGGAGTGCCCATACACCTTTCTTGAAAGGCTTCATGAGGCTTTCCGAAAATATACCGATATTGATCCAGAACACCCAAATAATATGGGACTGGTCAATTTAACCTTTATTAGTCAGAGTGCCCCAGATATAAGAAGAAAACTACAGCAACTGGAAGAGGGACCGTGGCTGCCAACGTCTCAGTTGCTTGAGGTTGCTCTTGAAGTGTTCAGAGGCCTACTCAAAATTCGAGAAAAGCAGGAGCAGTGCATCTTGAGGAAGGCTGCTCTGCTCAGCCTTGACCACTCAAGACCCAGCAGGACATCTGCAAGAAAGAACAAATGGCCACTGGTAAGACCCCAGGGACCTCCAAGACCCAACCGGAAAGGTCATCCATTTGTTGGGCCACAACAGTGTGCTTTTTGTAAACAGGAAGGACATTGGAAACGGGAGTGTCCCAAAAACAGACGGGGCCCCCTCTCCTCCAAGACAACGTCCATCAATGGTGTATTTGGGGAAGTTGCTCAGAAACCTTTTCTACAGCAGCTCGAATGTCACGTAGAGAAAACATCTATAAAGTACAACTTTATGTATGAGTTTGAATGTCATAGTCCCTTATCAGGGCAAGAGGTACTAACAAATTTAAATGACCGAGTGGGTTTCTCAGCAGAAAAAGTAGACACCAGAGTACTCCCAGGTCAAGTTTTCACCCTCCAAGCTGCACCATTACAATTGGGAGACAAGACTCCATCAGATGTCCCTGAAGAAATTTTACAAAAGATAAGAGCAGACGTTTGGGCTGATGGGACACCAGGAAGAGCCAAGACAGCTGACCCAGTAGTAGTAAAACTCCGTCCAGGTGCCCAGGTTCCAAATTTAAAGCAGCCTCCTTTGAAAAGGGAAGTAAAGGAAGCTATAAAGCCTATGATAAACACCTTTCTTAAATACCAATTAATTCAACCATGTCAGTCCCCATATAACACTCCTATCTTGCCAGTAAAAAAACCTGGGACTGGAGAGTATCTTTTTGTGCAGAATTTGAGAGCTATCAACCAAATTGTAGAGGATATACATTCAGTGATGCCAAATCCCGATTTATCTGGAGACTTTTCCTGGTTTACAGTTCTGAACTTGAAAGATGCCTTTTATTGCATACCCCTCAGTCCTGAGTCCCAGAAACTGTTTGCATTCGAGTGGGAAGATCCAGAGACAAACATAAAGCAGCAGTATTGCTGGACGGTCCTTCCACTAGGATTTAAAAATGCCACCACCATCTTTGTGGAGGCCTTTTTGAAGGACTTGAAGGATCTCCAATTAAATGAAGGAATCTTACTCCAGTATGTGGGTAATATACTAATTGCTAGTAAAACTAAGGAAGCTTCAGACCAAAATACAGTCCGCACTTTAAACTTTTTGGCAGAccggggatataaagtctccaaagaaaaggtacaaatttctCAACCAACTGTAAAGTATCTAGGAGTTGAGTTGtcaaaaggacagagaaatctgtTGCCAGATCGAAGGGAAGCAATAGCTGGGGTGAATGTACCCACCACCAAAAAGCAACTGAAAAGATTCTTAGGAAAGGCTGAGTTTTGTCGTATTTGGATTCCTAACTTTGGACTCATAGTCAAACCTCTATACGAGGCTCTCAAAAGAAGTGTCAATGAGCCATTAAACTGGACTGCTGACTGCCTTGAGTCATTCCATACCATCAAGGAGAAAATTTCTACAGCCCCAGCCCTTGGTCTCCCGGACATTAGAAAGCCATTTGACCTTTTTGTGCATGAAAGACAGGGTGTGAGTCTTGGAGTGCTAACTCAAAATTTAGATACTGCCAGAAGGCCAGTAGCTTATCTTTCCAAACAATTGGATATTGTAAGTCAAGGATGGCCAGTTTGCTTCCGGGCTGTGGCTGCAACCTGTGACCTCTTACAAGAAGCTGAAAAGTTCACTGAGGGCAGTCCTACTAGTGTGCACACTCCGCACCGCGTGCAACCTTTACTTGAACGAAAGGGCAGATATTTGCTTACTTCAAAGAGGCTAGGAAAATACCGAGCCATCCTATTTGACAAACCGAATGTAACATTAAAGGAGGTATCTGCTTTAAACCCAGCCACTCTGCTCCCCAGTGCAACAGAAGAACCTGTTCACGATTGTATACAAATAACTGAAGAACAGTATCCCAGACCTGACCTGACTGATCAGTTTTCAGAAATGGTTCTAGAGAGAGGTGATGAAAGGGGATTTTATGTTGACTTTTGA
- the SZRD1 gene encoding SUZ domain-containing protein 1 isoform X1, whose protein sequence is MKERPLAPERREGLLKGPRSISPSTAARCASCPRCSRADVRATGAPHPPPGASLPGARRPAPGSYGPSSPRRTPPPRAQSTILKFMCSDGERRTVWGGVRAPGRQAGPRRRAGGNGVISGPSTLPKCPLLCAVRHGGRVRAFFLFQFYSERPGQAGVPGTAAEPPKAPAAAPLPWARAPGGPGRVAAGRGGALREAAAVPAGSGDGPFDTLLWGLLFASTSCAKIVYPKLEQPVRLGNPNLLPKCPL, encoded by the coding sequence ATGAAGGAGAGGCCCCTGGCCCCCGAGCGCCGCGAAGGCCTCTTAAAGGGGCCGCGTTCCATTTCTCCCTCCACCGCGGCCCGGTGCGCCTCCTGCCCCCGCTGCTCCCGGGCCGACGTGCGCGCCACTGGGGCGCCCCATCCGCCGCCCGGGGCCTCTCTGCCGGGCGCCCGCCGGCCCGCCCCGGGCTCCTACGGTCCGTCCTCTCCCCGTCggacccccccaccccgcgcccAGAGCACCATTTTAAAGTTCATGTGCTCTGATGGGGAGCGACGCACCGTGTGGGGAGGGGTGCGCGCTCCGGGGCGGCAGGCGGGGCCCCGGAGAAGAGCGGGAGGAAACGGAGTCATTTCTGGACCCTCGACTCTGCCGAAGTGCCCGTTGCTTTGTGCCGTCCGCCACGGTGGGCGAGTCAgggcttttttcctctttcagttttaCTCGGAGCGCCCGGGGCAGGCCGGGGTCCCGGGGACCGCGGCAGAACCGCCGAAAGCCCCGGCGGCAGCCCCTCTCCCGTGGGCGCGAGCCCCGGGAGGACCTGGAAGAGTGGCCGCCGGGCGTGGGGGCGCGCTGCGCGAGGCAGCCGCTGTCCCGGCGGGGAGCGGAGATGGACCGTTCGATACTTTGCTTTGGGGGCTTTTGTTTGCCTCCACAAGCTGTGCGAAGATAGTTTATCCCAAGCTGGAGCAGCCAGTTCGACTTG